The Citrifermentans bemidjiense Bem genome window below encodes:
- the hypA gene encoding hydrogenase maturation nickel metallochaperone HypA has protein sequence MHEMSITQSVVEICEGHAAGRKVTEVVLLIGELSGVVPESVEFCFEACSKGTLLEGARLQLELVPGVGSCPACHGEFSISTLYQPCPGCGAFGLSVVAGEELRVKELELE, from the coding sequence ATGCACGAGATGTCGATAACACAAAGCGTGGTGGAAATTTGCGAGGGGCATGCCGCAGGGCGTAAGGTGACCGAGGTGGTGCTCCTGATCGGAGAGCTTTCGGGGGTGGTTCCCGAGAGCGTGGAATTCTGCTTCGAGGCGTGCAGCAAGGGAACCCTCCTGGAGGGAGCGCGCCTGCAACTGGAACTGGTCCCGGGCGTCGGCAGCTGCCCCGCCTGCCACGGCGAGTTCTCCATCTCCACCCTGTACCAGCCATGTCCCGGGTGCGGCGCCTTTGGCCTGAGCGTCGTAGCCGGAGAGGAGTTGAGGGTCAAGGAGCTGGAGCTGGAATAA
- a CDS encoding sensor histidine kinase: MNIDKEVASSMLNASYAVDLKSAVHSSLETIRNMLLERPNNEEISLLTQQVERLLTEQTERLESINRDLEAFNYSVAHDLCAPLRRICGFTRALQEQYAGRLDLEGMDYLERIFKSSQHMNDLIEALLQLSQLSYLNLKREVVDLSELVSETANDLKQSAPDRKADFIIQPRIRTFGDANLLEIAIKNLLRNAWKFTQMREVACIEFGAREVAADKTCFVKDNGIGFDMANADKMFHAFQRLHPSSEFPGNGIGLTTVQRIINRHGGRIWAEGEVDKGAIFYFTLQSCITA, from the coding sequence TTGAACATAGACAAGGAAGTGGCATCAAGCATGCTGAACGCCTCCTACGCGGTGGACCTGAAGTCCGCGGTGCACAGCTCGTTGGAAACCATCAGGAACATGCTGCTGGAAAGGCCCAACAACGAGGAGATCAGCCTCCTGACCCAACAGGTCGAGCGCCTTTTGACCGAACAGACCGAGCGGTTGGAATCGATCAACCGCGATCTGGAGGCCTTCAACTACTCGGTAGCCCACGACCTCTGCGCGCCGCTGAGAAGGATCTGCGGCTTCACCAGAGCCTTGCAGGAGCAGTATGCCGGCAGGCTCGACCTGGAAGGGATGGATTACCTGGAGCGGATCTTCAAGTCCTCGCAGCATATGAACGATCTGATCGAGGCGCTCTTGCAGCTCTCCCAGCTCTCCTACCTAAACCTGAAGCGGGAGGTGGTCGACCTCTCCGAGCTCGTGAGCGAGACGGCCAACGACCTGAAGCAGAGCGCCCCGGACCGCAAAGCGGACTTCATCATCCAGCCGCGCATCCGTACCTTCGGCGACGCGAACCTCCTGGAGATCGCCATAAAAAACCTCTTGAGAAACGCCTGGAAATTCACTCAGATGCGGGAGGTGGCCTGCATCGAATTCGGCGCCCGCGAGGTGGCAGCGGATAAGACCTGCTTCGTCAAGGACAACGGGATCGGCTTCGACATGGCAAACGCCGACAAGATGTTCCACGCCTTCCAGCGACTGCACCCAAGCAGCGAGTTCCCCGGCAACGGCATCGGCCTCACCACGGTGCAGCGGATCATTAACCGCCACGGCGGAAGGATCTGGGCCGAAGGCGAGGTGGACAAAGGAGCGATCTTCTACTTCACCCTGCAGTCCTGCATCACTGCGTGA
- a CDS encoding sigma-54-dependent transcriptional regulator: MKSGRTTPLPVVLVDDDEGMLMLYAMLLKGRGIGPVMAFDDGAQLLPFLRRNEAAAVILDLSLSTVSGKELLEKVVEEFPQLPVLISTRIAEVGQAVSCMRAGACDYLIKPLDNLSFLAAIDRALGLARGPAHHWERDTASHEIVTEDRQMLALLRRTKAVSRSGQPVLVTGETGVGKELFAEAVHRYGGSQGEFVTVNVAGLDDAVFSDTLFGHRKGAFTGAQQNRDGLIRRASGGTLFLDEIGELREVSQIKLLRLIQEHEYLPLGSDMPSLSDAGIVVATNRDLKMLLEQGRLREDLYYRLCCHQIHVPPLRERRGDIPLLLDHFVSQAARRMGKAKPSYPPELLRMLEHYHFPGNVRELQAMVYDAVALHEKGGLPLSSFRKRIELASGDSRLVAEQESVTVTFHGFPSMREAQTLLISEALRMSNGNQGEAASLLGISRQALNNRLRRKAGFP; this comes from the coding sequence ATGAAAAGTGGTCGCACAACGCCGCTCCCAGTCGTGCTCGTCGACGACGACGAAGGGATGCTCATGCTGTACGCCATGCTCCTGAAGGGGCGCGGCATCGGGCCGGTGATGGCCTTTGACGACGGGGCTCAGTTGCTCCCGTTTTTGAGGCGCAACGAGGCGGCGGCCGTGATCCTGGATCTGTCGCTTTCCACGGTCAGCGGCAAGGAGCTCCTGGAAAAGGTGGTGGAGGAGTTTCCGCAGCTGCCGGTATTGATAAGCACCAGGATCGCCGAGGTGGGACAGGCCGTATCCTGCATGCGGGCAGGCGCCTGCGACTATCTTATCAAACCACTAGACAACTTAAGTTTTCTGGCGGCAATCGACCGGGCGCTTGGGCTTGCACGCGGACCGGCGCACCACTGGGAGAGGGATACGGCGTCTCACGAGATCGTCACCGAGGACCGGCAGATGTTGGCCCTTTTGCGGCGGACGAAAGCCGTGTCGCGTTCAGGGCAGCCGGTACTGGTAACCGGGGAAACCGGGGTTGGCAAGGAGCTCTTCGCGGAGGCGGTACACCGCTACGGCGGGAGCCAGGGGGAGTTCGTCACGGTGAACGTCGCGGGGCTGGACGACGCGGTCTTCTCGGACACCCTTTTCGGGCATCGCAAGGGTGCTTTTACCGGGGCCCAGCAGAACCGGGACGGCCTGATCAGAAGGGCCTCCGGCGGAACGCTCTTTTTGGACGAGATCGGCGAACTGCGGGAGGTTTCCCAGATCAAGCTCCTCAGGCTGATCCAGGAGCACGAGTACCTGCCGCTGGGTTCCGACATGCCTTCCTTAAGCGATGCCGGGATCGTTGTCGCCACCAACCGCGACCTCAAAATGCTGCTGGAACAGGGCCGGCTGCGCGAAGACCTGTATTACCGGCTTTGCTGCCACCAGATCCATGTCCCACCGCTTCGGGAGCGCAGGGGGGACATTCCGCTTCTTCTGGACCACTTCGTAAGCCAGGCGGCGCGCCGGATGGGTAAGGCCAAGCCGTCGTATCCGCCTGAGCTGCTGCGCATGCTGGAGCACTATCACTTTCCCGGCAACGTGCGCGAACTGCAGGCAATGGTCTATGACGCCGTGGCGCTGCACGAGAAAGGTGGCTTGCCGCTCTCCAGCTTCAGAAAGAGGATCGAATTGGCTTCCGGGGATTCGCGTCTGGTCGCGGAACAGGAAAGCGTCACCGTCACCTTCCACGGCTTTCCCAGTATGAGGGAGGCCCAGACGCTTCTGATCAGCGAGGCGCTCCGCATGTCCAACGGCAATCAGGGAGAAGCCGCCTCGCTGCTGGGCATTTCCCGGCAGGCCCTCAACAACCGGCTCAGAAGAAAGGCGGGTTTTCCCTGA
- a CDS encoding MEDS domain-containing protein, which translates to MEDTKELEFADIGTVNCHDHICLIYHGEGEIYHPVFPFIQKGVAIGERCIYLHGSEDRLERLLQNAVSSQQEDSGALILFPLEDFWHKDGAFKQERVLKLLHKLCAAAIDDGFSGTRVICDMGWAVLEPKRQELLQRIERELTAFASQNDVTLLCLYNRELFPEETILELAKLHPQVIVGGRTCSNPFYFPAASDRRIKGARCEVDVFMATAQRMTTLLAESDRLKQELEQAYGALARKIYENWQEEDSLRANEKEMQEKDEALLEHKRKLQTILQHIPAMLMAFDSGDRLAACNHEFERATGFRVEEVIGKPMLELLHVEGEQREEVVSAHPRDGGDYRGREWSLRCRDNSVKTVAWSNISRYVPIRGWNNWIVGLDVSAKLHAENALKGLRDELEARNAELEAFGEAVSHDLSGRLARIGEDCRAMQKLYGGDLSTPCREMLQKVGVAALELAGPIAALQRLTALAAAGLQPEEVDLSAMASEIAEKLSDTVARPVTFRIEDGVTVTGDREMLRLAMEQLLENAFNCTVGVKHPVIKFGTAQVKGERSFYVSDNGPRPGEQPGKGIVGKAEGQERISSGIGLATVQRIINLHRGRFWCADQTGRGGTLYFQV; encoded by the coding sequence ATGGAAGATACGAAAGAACTGGAATTCGCGGACATAGGGACAGTCAACTGCCACGACCACATCTGCCTCATCTACCATGGAGAGGGAGAGATCTACCACCCGGTGTTTCCCTTCATACAGAAGGGGGTGGCTATCGGAGAGCGCTGCATCTATCTGCATGGATCGGAGGACCGGCTGGAGCGTTTGCTGCAGAATGCGGTCTCCTCACAACAGGAGGACTCAGGCGCTCTGATACTGTTCCCGCTTGAGGATTTCTGGCACAAGGATGGCGCGTTCAAGCAGGAACGGGTGCTGAAACTCTTGCACAAGCTCTGCGCTGCCGCCATTGATGACGGCTTTAGCGGCACCAGGGTCATCTGTGACATGGGGTGGGCCGTCTTAGAGCCTAAGCGCCAGGAACTGCTGCAGCGTATTGAGAGGGAATTGACCGCATTCGCTTCACAAAACGACGTGACGCTACTTTGCCTGTACAACCGGGAGCTTTTTCCGGAGGAAACCATCCTGGAGCTGGCGAAGCTGCACCCGCAGGTGATCGTCGGCGGCAGAACCTGCAGCAACCCTTTCTATTTCCCTGCGGCTTCGGATCGCCGCATCAAGGGGGCGCGTTGCGAAGTGGACGTCTTTATGGCAACAGCGCAGAGAATGACGACGCTTTTGGCCGAGAGCGACCGTCTCAAGCAGGAGCTGGAACAGGCCTATGGCGCGCTGGCCCGCAAGATCTATGAGAATTGGCAGGAGGAGGACTCGCTTAGGGCCAACGAGAAGGAGATGCAGGAGAAGGACGAGGCTCTTTTGGAACACAAGAGGAAATTGCAGACCATCCTGCAGCATATACCGGCCATGCTGATGGCGTTCGACAGCGGCGACAGGCTTGCCGCCTGCAATCATGAGTTCGAACGTGCCACGGGCTTCAGGGTGGAAGAGGTTATCGGCAAGCCCATGTTGGAGCTGCTCCACGTGGAAGGGGAGCAGCGCGAAGAGGTGGTCTCGGCGCACCCGCGGGATGGGGGGGATTACCGGGGGAGGGAGTGGAGCCTGCGCTGCAGAGACAACTCGGTGAAGACCGTCGCCTGGTCCAATATCTCCCGCTATGTCCCGATCAGGGGGTGGAACAACTGGATCGTGGGACTGGACGTGTCGGCCAAACTCCATGCGGAGAACGCCCTCAAGGGGCTGCGCGACGAGTTGGAGGCGAGAAACGCCGAGCTGGAGGCGTTCGGCGAGGCCGTCTCCCACGACCTTAGCGGGCGGCTGGCCCGGATCGGCGAGGACTGCCGCGCAATGCAAAAGCTCTACGGCGGCGACCTCTCGACCCCCTGCCGCGAGATGCTGCAAAAGGTAGGCGTCGCGGCGCTGGAGCTGGCAGGCCCCATCGCTGCCCTGCAGCGGCTGACCGCGCTGGCGGCTGCCGGCCTGCAGCCCGAAGAGGTGGATTTGAGCGCCATGGCCTCGGAGATAGCCGAGAAGCTATCGGATACGGTTGCCCGCCCGGTCACCTTCAGGATCGAGGACGGTGTCACTGTGACCGGCGACCGGGAGATGCTCCGGTTGGCCATGGAACAACTGCTGGAGAATGCCTTCAACTGCACTGTGGGCGTAAAGCACCCGGTGATCAAGTTCGGCACCGCGCAGGTGAAAGGGGAGCGGAGCTTCTACGTCTCCGACAACGGCCCCAGGCCCGGCGAGCAGCCGGGCAAGGGAATAGTCGGCAAAGCAGAGGGGCAGGAGCGCATCTCCAGCGGCATCGGCCTTGCCACGGTACAAAGGATCATCAACCTGCACCGCGGCCGGTTCTGGTGCGCCGATCAAACGGGCAGGGGAGGTACCCTGTACTTCCAGGTTTAG
- a CDS encoding spermidine synthase, whose translation MAQPWQVLQSVKTADGVLELRQRGESDFLITVNGLVLMNSSLHRSEVALGELACGHLKQQEAPRVLVGGLGMGITLRAVLDNLPPKATVVVAELNPVVLEWCRGPLAAVTNQAASDPRVTVEITDVADAIRKNAMGRSRFDAIVLDLYTGPHAKTHKIEDPLYGAIAIEMTRAALKPGGIFAVWGENYDQGFDKRLRAAGFSVTCDRPGRGGLRHVVYLARVQQRSEPGRQGKR comes from the coding sequence ATGGCCCAGCCCTGGCAAGTATTGCAAAGCGTAAAGACCGCCGACGGCGTGCTGGAACTGAGACAGCGCGGCGAGAGCGATTTCCTGATCACCGTGAACGGGCTGGTGCTGATGAACAGCTCGCTGCACCGCTCCGAAGTAGCGCTGGGGGAGCTCGCCTGCGGCCACCTGAAACAGCAGGAGGCGCCGCGGGTGCTGGTGGGGGGGCTGGGGATGGGGATCACCCTGAGGGCGGTCCTGGACAACCTCCCGCCCAAGGCCACGGTCGTGGTGGCGGAGCTGAACCCGGTGGTGCTTGAGTGGTGCCGGGGTCCTTTGGCTGCGGTGACGAACCAGGCCGCCAGCGACCCGCGGGTGACCGTGGAGATAACCGACGTGGCCGACGCCATCAGGAAAAACGCCATGGGGAGGTCGCGTTTCGACGCCATCGTGCTCGACCTGTACACCGGGCCGCACGCGAAGACGCACAAGATCGAAGATCCTCTCTACGGCGCCATCGCCATCGAGATGACCCGTGCCGCGCTGAAACCGGGCGGGATCTTCGCCGTGTGGGGCGAAAACTACGACCAGGGATTCGACAAGCGGCTGCGCGCTGCAGGCTTTTCCGTCACCTGCGACCGTCCCGGCCGCGGCGGACTGCGCCACGTGGTCTACCTCGCGCGGGTGCAGCAGCGGTCGGAACCTGGACGGCAGGGGAAGCGCTGA
- the rsgA gene encoding ribosome small subunit-dependent GTPase A has protein sequence MVKKSQQTSAQGASGVIVSHFGVAVEVLFQNEERRMVRVKRNSGHVVGDQVRVVGEVLERLPRRTELRRSDARGGVHMVAANLDVLGIVVAPGTPAGFLDRAIVAARAAQLIPFIVFNKCDLPEARAQSTELSGIYAGILRFFTLSAVTGEGLDPLRDYLHEGHRGAFVGTTGVGKSSLLNALCPDINLKVGELSDDQNWTGRHTTTVSSLHALAGGGELVDTPGFRDFGLVDISTTELVAHFPGFEALEQNACRFHNCRHRQEPGCTVRDRVGSGEINNDRYQTYLALLTEVEAIEEAAQRRHWKK, from the coding sequence ATGGTTAAAAAGTCGCAACAGACAAGCGCGCAGGGAGCAAGCGGAGTGATCGTCTCCCATTTCGGCGTGGCTGTCGAGGTGCTGTTCCAAAACGAGGAACGCCGCATGGTCCGGGTCAAGAGAAACTCGGGGCATGTGGTAGGGGACCAGGTCCGCGTCGTGGGGGAGGTGCTGGAGCGGCTCCCCAGAAGGACCGAGCTGCGCCGCAGCGACGCCCGCGGCGGGGTCCACATGGTCGCCGCCAACCTGGACGTTTTGGGGATCGTGGTCGCGCCGGGGACGCCGGCCGGCTTCCTCGACCGGGCCATAGTCGCGGCGCGTGCCGCGCAGCTTATCCCCTTCATCGTCTTCAACAAGTGCGACCTCCCCGAAGCCCGCGCCCAAAGCACCGAGCTCTCAGGCATCTACGCCGGCATCCTCCGCTTCTTCACCCTGAGTGCGGTCACCGGCGAGGGGCTCGATCCCTTGCGCGACTACCTGCACGAGGGGCATCGCGGGGCCTTCGTCGGCACCACCGGCGTCGGCAAGAGCTCCCTTTTGAACGCGCTCTGTCCCGACATCAACCTGAAGGTGGGGGAGCTGAGCGACGACCAGAACTGGACCGGCAGGCACACGACGACGGTTTCCTCGCTGCATGCCCTGGCCGGGGGAGGCGAGCTGGTGGACACCCCGGGGTTCAGGGATTTCGGGCTGGTGGACATCTCCACCACCGAACTCGTGGCCCATTTTCCCGGTTTCGAGGCGCTGGAGCAAAACGCCTGCCGCTTCCACAACTGCCGGCACCGTCAGGAACCCGGCTGTACCGTGAGGGACCGGGTCGGCTCCGGCGAGATCAACAACGACCGTTACCAGACTTACCTCGCCCTCCTCACCGAGGTCGAGGCGATAGAAGAGGCGGCACAGCGGCGCCACTGGAAGAAATAA
- a CDS encoding GSU0071 family protein, whose translation MSKETVDEAIDMYLAERMQHGKQLAISHFLACLYLKQQRDEIVESMRRVRGMTRYYIDLTKVMLNPFKGPEIAWLASMLNIAIYGAVLISVEEQRMLGIALLSGTLANGFYLIRSVARKWCDLHVRLAIYDEIVQITDSELKALA comes from the coding sequence ATGAGCAAAGAGACAGTGGACGAAGCAATCGACATGTATCTCGCGGAACGGATGCAACATGGGAAACAGTTGGCTATCTCGCACTTCCTCGCCTGCCTTTACCTGAAGCAGCAAAGAGACGAGATCGTAGAGTCGATGCGCCGGGTGCGCGGCATGACCCGCTACTACATCGACCTCACCAAGGTGATGCTGAACCCGTTCAAGGGTCCCGAAATCGCCTGGCTCGCCTCCATGCTGAACATCGCCATCTACGGCGCGGTGCTGATCTCGGTCGAGGAGCAGAGGATGCTCGGCATAGCGTTATTGTCCGGAACGCTCGCCAACGGCTTCTACCTGATACGCAGCGTGGCCAGGAAATGGTGCGACCTGCACGTCAGGCTGGCGATCTACGACGAGATCGTGCAGATCACCGACAGTGAGTTGAAGGCGCTCGCCTGA
- a CDS encoding HAD family hydrolase — protein MEKSPLKMNLLQSRHWVFDLDGTLTVAIHDFAQIRSLLGVPEGCDILGHLDALPEPEAAAAKALLVSIEEELAGRTEPAEGARELVQLLHLRGARLGVLTRNTREIALKTLGRIGLMPFIAADDVLGRDDALAKPDPDGILKLACRWGVSPAALVMVGDYAFDLLTGRAAGAGTIHVDPARSFRWPELSDIAVGSLTELALALA, from the coding sequence ATGGAGAAATCACCTTTGAAAATGAACCTCTTGCAGAGCCGGCACTGGGTCTTCGACCTGGACGGGACCCTTACCGTCGCCATCCACGATTTCGCGCAGATCCGCTCGCTTTTAGGCGTCCCGGAAGGGTGCGACATCCTTGGGCACCTGGATGCTCTCCCGGAGCCGGAAGCGGCTGCGGCCAAGGCGCTTTTGGTGAGCATCGAGGAGGAACTGGCGGGAAGGACCGAACCTGCGGAAGGGGCCCGGGAGCTGGTGCAGCTGTTGCACCTGCGGGGGGCGCGGCTGGGGGTGCTGACCCGCAACACGCGGGAGATCGCGCTGAAGACGCTGGGAAGGATCGGGCTTATGCCCTTTATAGCTGCGGACGACGTGCTCGGGCGTGACGATGCGCTGGCGAAACCGGACCCGGACGGGATCCTGAAACTAGCGTGCCGCTGGGGAGTCTCCCCGGCGGCACTGGTAATGGTGGGTGATTATGCCTTCGACCTGCTCACCGGCCGCGCTGCCGGCGCCGGTACCATCCATGTCGATCCGGCGCGCAGTTTCCGGTGGCCCGAACTGAGCGATATCGCGGTCGGGAGCCTGACCGAACTGGCCCTGGCGCTGGCGTGA
- a CDS encoding alpha/beta fold hydrolase: protein MNRQAYLATGRMIALLEGFSKLRVHVHGKENIPKGGVIFAVNHFTRIETMLLPYHIHQLTGVPVWSLAHASLFAGPLGRFLDMMGAVSTRNPDRDRVMVKTLLTGEANWIIFPEGRMVKDKELFRQRRLLPSIGERPHSGAATLALRTEFYRQRLTQLEHSAPEEVARLKGLFQIAELAPVVQGKCWIVPVNITYYPLRARENALSSLAGLFMKEMSLRLREEILTEGSMLLSGVDIDVRFGEAIDPALYLRGNAIQADIASREPIGFDDRLPSLDDMKRASGKLMERCMASIYQLTTVNHDHLFASMLRAYPFKSIAEDDFRRRVFLLATQCLSSTDCHRHRSLTTGQVSLLTDDRYHKYSEFIQIAQEKGVVVLRDGELVKDRAKFSAPFELQRARIDNPLGVIANEVLPLTVLQREVHLTAWLPGRMVKNRVAALLEREAKDEFAKDYAQFYLENESKPPEVGAPLLLQGRSRRLGVVLVHGLLSVPAQMLELGRYLQERGFWVYLVRLRGHGTSPEDLARRTGREWVESVDLGYALMSALCDRVVLGGFSFGGGVALDCAARIPQVAGVFAVCPPQRLLDISSRFAPAVNVWNRVMDAIKYQWAKKEFVESVPERPELNYTRIPVSALRAMERFMRGLEPKLAKIGVPVLVAQAEWDPVVDPQGSQRLFEMLGSAKKKYLMFPLQRHGILAGSGSHEVHAALGSFVEELLARAVSHPALEAPKLPGAEATTP from the coding sequence ATGAACCGCCAGGCGTATCTAGCCACCGGCCGGATGATCGCCCTGCTGGAAGGGTTCTCCAAGCTGAGGGTGCATGTGCACGGCAAGGAGAACATCCCCAAGGGGGGCGTGATCTTCGCGGTGAACCACTTCACCCGCATCGAGACCATGCTCCTTCCCTACCATATCCACCAGTTGACCGGGGTGCCGGTCTGGTCGCTGGCCCATGCCTCGCTGTTCGCCGGGCCATTGGGGCGCTTCCTCGACATGATGGGGGCCGTCTCCACAAGAAACCCAGACCGCGACCGCGTCATGGTGAAGACGCTTCTGACCGGGGAGGCCAACTGGATCATCTTCCCCGAAGGGCGGATGGTGAAGGACAAGGAACTCTTCCGGCAGCGCAGGCTGCTTCCCTCGATAGGCGAGCGCCCCCATTCGGGGGCCGCGACGCTCGCGCTGCGCACCGAATTCTACCGGCAGAGGCTGACGCAGCTGGAGCATAGCGCGCCGGAAGAGGTGGCGAGACTAAAAGGGCTCTTCCAGATCGCCGAATTGGCGCCGGTCGTACAGGGGAAGTGCTGGATCGTCCCGGTGAACATCACCTACTATCCATTGAGGGCGCGGGAAAACGCGCTGAGTTCGCTGGCCGGACTTTTCATGAAGGAGATGTCGCTACGCCTGAGGGAAGAGATCCTGACCGAAGGGAGCATGCTCCTCTCCGGGGTCGACATAGACGTCCGCTTCGGCGAGGCGATCGATCCGGCGCTTTATCTCCGCGGCAACGCGATCCAGGCCGACATCGCCTCCAGGGAGCCGATAGGGTTCGACGACAGGCTCCCCTCGCTGGACGACATGAAACGGGCGTCGGGAAAGCTCATGGAGCGCTGCATGGCCTCCATCTACCAGCTCACCACGGTGAACCACGACCACCTCTTCGCGTCGATGCTGAGGGCCTACCCCTTCAAGTCCATAGCCGAGGACGATTTCCGCCGCCGGGTTTTCCTGCTCGCCACCCAATGCCTGAGCTCCACCGACTGTCACAGGCACCGCAGCCTCACCACGGGGCAGGTCTCCCTGCTCACCGACGACCGCTACCATAAGTACAGCGAGTTCATCCAGATCGCGCAGGAAAAGGGAGTGGTCGTCCTGCGGGACGGCGAACTGGTCAAGGACCGAGCCAAGTTCTCCGCCCCCTTCGAGCTGCAGCGCGCGAGGATCGACAACCCGCTTGGGGTCATCGCCAACGAGGTGCTGCCGCTCACCGTCTTGCAGCGGGAGGTGCACCTGACCGCTTGGCTACCCGGCCGCATGGTGAAAAACCGGGTCGCGGCGCTTTTGGAGCGGGAGGCGAAGGATGAGTTCGCCAAGGACTACGCCCAGTTCTATCTGGAAAACGAAAGCAAGCCGCCCGAGGTCGGAGCGCCGCTGCTGCTCCAGGGGAGGTCGCGCCGTCTGGGGGTGGTCCTCGTGCACGGGCTGCTCTCGGTTCCGGCCCAGATGCTGGAACTTGGGCGCTACCTGCAGGAGCGCGGGTTCTGGGTCTACCTGGTGCGTCTCAGGGGACACGGCACCTCGCCGGAGGACCTGGCCCGACGGACCGGGCGGGAGTGGGTGGAATCGGTGGACCTTGGCTATGCCCTGATGAGCGCGCTCTGCGACCGGGTGGTGCTGGGAGGATTCTCTTTCGGCGGCGGGGTCGCGCTCGACTGCGCAGCCCGGATCCCGCAGGTGGCTGGGGTCTTCGCGGTCTGTCCCCCGCAGCGGCTTTTGGACATCTCGTCGCGCTTCGCGCCGGCAGTCAACGTCTGGAACCGGGTCATGGACGCCATAAAATACCAGTGGGCCAAGAAGGAGTTCGTCGAGTCGGTCCCCGAGCGGCCGGAACTTAACTACACCAGGATTCCGGTATCGGCGCTGCGTGCCATGGAACGGTTCATGAGGGGGCTCGAGCCGAAGCTGGCGAAGATCGGGGTGCCGGTGCTGGTGGCCCAGGCGGAATGGGACCCGGTGGTGGACCCGCAGGGGTCGCAGCGGCTCTTCGAGATGCTGGGGAGCGCGAAGAAGAAATACCTGATGTTCCCCCTGCAGCGCCACGGCATACTGGCGGGGTCTGGGTCGCACGAGGTCCATGCGGCCCTGGGCTCCTTCGTGGAGGAGCTCCTGGCGCGGGCCGTGTCGCATCCGGCCCTGGAAGCGCCCAAGCTCCCCGGCGCCGAGGCGACGACCCCCTGA
- a CDS encoding glycerophosphodiester phosphodiesterase, translated as MACNTLIIGHRGASRDAPENTLASIRLAFEQGADGIEADFRLTGDGRIVCLHDERTARTSDGDLAVAQMSLPELERLDFGSWKGAQWRGERIPTLREILALLPQGKRIYIELKSGTEIVPKLKEELAASGVPAEQVRFLAFDAGLIKAVKEELPAYRACWLTDYRYRNGWRPSHQEIIATLAGCGADGLASSDKGALDSELVRELRQRDLELHVWTVDRARAARRLLLLGVDSIMTNRPGWLRDALGDKP; from the coding sequence ATGGCTTGCAACACGCTCATCATCGGCCACCGTGGCGCCTCCCGGGATGCCCCCGAGAACACCCTCGCTTCGATCCGGCTTGCCTTCGAGCAGGGGGCGGACGGGATCGAGGCCGATTTCCGCCTGACCGGCGACGGCCGGATCGTCTGCCTGCACGACGAGCGCACCGCCCGCACCTCGGACGGGGACCTTGCCGTGGCGCAGATGTCCCTCCCCGAGCTTGAACGGCTCGATTTCGGCTCCTGGAAAGGGGCGCAGTGGAGGGGGGAGCGCATCCCGACCCTGCGCGAGATACTTGCCCTCCTGCCACAAGGAAAGAGGATCTACATCGAGTTGAAAAGCGGCACCGAGATCGTCCCCAAGCTTAAGGAGGAGCTGGCGGCGTCAGGGGTGCCGGCGGAGCAGGTGCGTTTTCTCGCCTTCGACGCCGGGCTCATCAAGGCGGTGAAGGAAGAGCTTCCCGCCTACCGCGCCTGCTGGCTCACCGACTACCGCTATAGAAACGGATGGCGCCCGTCGCACCAGGAGATCATCGCCACCCTGGCCGGCTGCGGCGCCGACGGACTGGCGAGCAGTGACAAGGGCGCGCTCGACTCCGAGTTGGTGCGGGAGCTGAGGCAAAGGGATCTGGAGCTTCACGTCTGGACCGTGGACCGGGCGCGGGCCGCGCGGAGGCTGTTGCTCTTGGGGGTGGATTCCATCATGACCAACCGCCCGGGGTGGCTTAGGGATGCACTGGGGGACAAGCCATGA